The following are encoded together in the Haemorhous mexicanus isolate bHaeMex1 chromosome 39, bHaeMex1.pri, whole genome shotgun sequence genome:
- the LOC132341355 gene encoding sterile alpha motif domain-containing protein 1-like, translating to MNLPEPRSHPQQRRQQQQLPPPPPHPPRVHGGVRPGGAARARSGVGVASPFIKAAEKGRGLPAAPPRPPRMRRAAAAAAAPGAAPSAGQGVAMMAAGGARGARDGAFEEEEEEEEEEEEEEEEEEEEEEDEEEEAAGGERGRGAGAGPKEAPPGAPPEDDDGESEEATSVTSSGDSGAPSPPRQRLRRCPDPPTGGGEPSIIPGPAPVGEGDAPDPASTAALGGGGGVPVGVPTPLGVGVSPVGGAPAPGGEWHRCPECGRGFGTSRALKVHRSYHQSPSPPFKFHYICAECGSASWPPAPSAPTAATAAAAAAAPPPQPAAPPPPRAAPPLPRPLPRPPAPPPFRCTECAGAFGLVAELHEHYMLQRPRGALRPRPPGGGTRPLGWGHAHWGGGAAGATPGEAPVVGGGARRRMSVTGSDVTDDGGRGLVDLFWGGCG from the exons ATGAACCTTCCAGAACCCCGCTCTCACCCCCAGCAGCgccgccagcagcagcagcttcctcctcctcctcctcaccccccTCGGGTCCATGGCGGGGTCCGCCccg GGGGCGCCGCCCGCGCGCGCTCCGGGGTGGGCGTGGCCTCGCCGTTTATAAAAGCAGCGGAGAAGGGGCGTGGCTTgccggcggccccgccccgccccccgcgcATGCGccgcgcggcggcggcggcggcggctccgggagCGGCTCCGAGCG CCGGGCAGGGCGTGGCCATGatggcggcgggcggggcccGGGGAGCGAGGGACGGAGCCttcgaggaggaggaggaggaggaggaggaggaggaagaagaggaggaggaggaggaggaggaagaggaggatgaggaggaagaagcgGCCGGCGGTGAGCGGGGGAGGGGCGCGGGGGCGGGGCCTAaggagg CGCCGCCCGGGGCCCCGCCCGAGGACGACGACGGCGAATCGGAGGAGGCCACGTCGGTGACGTCATCGGGGGACAGCggcgccccctcccccccccgccaACGGCTGCGCAG GTGCCCGGACCCGCCCACAGGGGGAGGAGAGCCCTCGATCATTCCCGGACCCGCCCCTGTGGGGGAGGGGGACGCCCCTGACCCCGCCAGCACAGCCGCCCTTGGTGGGGGAGGGGGCGTGCCCGTGGGCGTGCCCACCCCTTTAGGAGTGGGCGTGTCCCCGGTGGGCGGAGCTCCGGCTCCGGGGGGGGAGTGGCACCGCTGCCCCGAGTGTGGGCGTGGCTTCGGCACCTCGCGGGCCCTCAAGGTGCACCGCAGCTACCAC cagagcccctccccccccttcAAGTTCCACTACATCTGCGCCGAGTGCGGCTCGGCTTCGTGGCCCCCGGCGCCCTCGGCGCCCACCGCTGCcaccgcggccgccgccgccgccgcccctcccccgcagcccgcagcccctccccccccccgcgccgccccgcccctcccccgccccctcccccgccccccagccccgccccctTTCCGCTGCACCGAGTGCGCCGGCGCCTTCGGCCTGGTGGCCGAGCTGCACGAGCACTACATGCTGCAACGCCCGCGGGGAGCTCTGAGGCCACGCCCACCGGGGGGAGGGACACGCCCGCTCGGGTGGGGACACGCCCACTGGGGCGGGGGTGCGGCCGGGGCCACGCCCGGTGAGGCCCCCgtggtggggggaggggcgaGGAGGAGGATGTCGGTAACAGGAAGTGATGTCACGGATGACGGAGGGCGTGGCCTGGTTGatttattttggggggggtgtgGTTGA